The sequence GTTATTTACAGATTTCTTGAAAAAATTGTGCTTCCCTTCAAACCGCATACACCAAATGTGTATTAGTGGCCCAATTCTTCTAATCGTGCTAGGGTAGTAGATCATATGGTGATGTTTTGGAATGAGATTGTGCTCTGGGAAGATGGATTTAAAAAGGGTGTGATGTTCAAAAATGAGATGTTTCAAATAACAAGTCATTCCATGAGATACAGTGGGTGAAAACACAATGTTTACAATCTGAATTAAAAGGAGTAACAATTGCCAACAGGTATCCTCTCTTTCAACCAAATCTCCAAATATCAGCGGGGCATTGCGGAGAAGGCACCAAGACTGGATAGCATTGAGTCCAAGATCTTTGCTGTTGTCATCGAGCTTAAGCCTACCTGGCCTGTTCTTTCTTTGAGTATACCCATAATTAAAGCTATGAATTCTTTCAGACAACGAACTCAGGGATATTGACTTCTTGATCAGATACTGAAACACAAGCTTTAACTCATATTGCACCACTCCCTCTAGCAGGTCATGCATTATGTCTACAGCATAATTGTTTGACGAATGGAAAAACTGGAGGGAATTGAGTGGACAGTCTCGTTTGACACCAAATGTTGATTTCAAAGCAGGATTTTCCTGGATAACACGAACATGCTCTATATGAAGGTATTTTGTACGTAGGGTTAAACCTGGGTGATCTTCACTGAAAACTGACTGATATTCACTTTTATCAGTTAAACATAACCTACAGCAGTATGTCGCACTGAACGATTCGACAAAACCAAAGAGTGCATGTAGAGCTAAATTGTCTCCTGTGACCTGAATGACTGAACCTTTCACAGGTGTAGCTAAAAAGGGCAACTGTATTCCTTCAGTCTCCAAAATCTTCAGATCATCAATAAGTGGCTTCAGAATTGGCTCAAACCCATATTTCTTAAGATCCACTGAGTGAAAAAGAGCGACAAGGTGAATATTCATTAACACGGAATTGAGCTTTGGTGATAAATTCctcaaaacaaaataaacacatcCAAGTTTGTGCACTCCCTTTTTTGATCCCAATGGGTTAGCAGTTTCAAAATCGTCATAGTAGAGTTGGATCTGAAGAGCATGTTCATGGTGAGAAAATAAACTATGATTTTTAAAGTAGGACCCATCACTTATATCTCTGTATAATCCCTCCTGGTGTGGTTTTACTTCTTTGAAACTGTTACAGACTTCATTGTTACTAAACATTGATGAGAGAGACCCACGGATAGGCACATACATAAATTTATCATTGACTGGAACTTGCCTATATGTGCCTGTTATTTTGTCTCTTCTTACATCAAAACGGACACCCAGAACATGCTCTACAGGTTCTACTATATTCCATTTCTTTTCAAAATGCCTCATCCTTTTAGATTCTGTGTTCAGACACGAAAATGGGTTTTCTAGTTCATCAAAACAACTCTCAACTCTCTCCAAAGTTTCTCTTGATGCATCAGAAGACAAACAATTAACAACAGCTTCCTTTGTGTGAGCATGAACATCATTAACCAGTTCCTCCATTGAATCAACTAGACACTGCACAGTACTCTCTGGAACACCTGAGGCTTGAACCTGAGCAATAACGGAGCTGCGTATGTCCCAAATATGTTTCTTTTCAACTGGAACATGTGTAGTGACCTTCACAGGAGGATCCACATTCACTGGTGTGGAAGGTCCAGCCACAGCCTCAAATTCAAAACTGCTGGCAGGATCTGGATCAAAACAGTCTTTATGCACTCGAGAAAGGTGACGTTGATAACCAGAATATGTACAAAAAATGTTCAAACAACCAGGTTCTCCACAGTTCAATCACAGAGACTTTGCGGGATACAATCCATGCTCAAACTTCAAATGACTAAATAACATTGAACAACTGGTGTGGTGTAGTTTACAAAAGTAACATGTGTACATTTCTGGTCAAAATGTACCCATCTTCAAACCTCACGGTGAAGAAGCCTTGCTCAGATTTCTTTTACCCTAGGACTTTCTTTCACTTTgcctatggagtcaaattagggtctttaatggtgacgaaaaaaaaataatatcgcaaatataagattagcattttacgttcctaatttgtttctgcaatactttccctcttttgcgtttcacattttatgttgctgctttttttgcaatactttctcccttttgcgtttctttcttttctttgcgcgtcactgcttttctttgcgtctcgcattttacgttcataattttttttgcgcttctctcttttctttgctccggttttaccctctgtgtgggggccgggaaagaggcgtggccaagagcgaaaggcgtgctgtgaacgttcagcgtcagttcagcttccttccactcgctgaactgaactgctgctgcagcgcatctggtgttaaaggaagagagaggtcgggtgtgtgcgaggtggtggcgcatttcaggggattgtttttattcgctcaggttttcaaaagatcatttcaaaccgacctcagtaaaatgttaataataataataatatatattttttaaacgaagttttaaaagggcactttcgttgataaagggcagagttggtggtgctttagcacctgatgtctatgtctgcacgcatatacctgtggtccagctgggcgaccgtctgccatgataccagtaaccaaattgccgcgctgtgtgactgttcaactgatgacgctgaacgttcacagcacgcctttcgctcttggccacgcctctttcccggcccccacacagagggtaaaaccggagcaaagaaaagagagaagcgcaaaaaaaattatgaatgtaaaatgcgagacgcaaagaaaagcagtgatgcgcaaagaaaagaaagaaacgcaaaagggagaaagtattgcaaaaaaaagcagcaacataaaatgtgaaacgcaaagaaaagaaagaaacgcaaaagagggaaagtattgcagaaacaaattaggaacgtaaaatgcaaaatgctaatcttatatttgcgatattatttttttttcgtcaccattaaagaccctaatttgactccatattTGCCAACGTCAATGCCATAAACAGTGGATtggatgaagatgaagaagatGGACAGGGCATCATCATACGACACAGCAAAAGCATAATGCGCCTTGAAGAGCTCATCAAAGGCTGCAACCGGGGTCTGCATCCTGCAGGGAATGGCCTTCTGGTCCAGGATGATGTAGAAGTCCTGGATGATGTTGCTTCTTTCTCCGACACCGAGCAGGAAGGGCTGATTGGGGCCAGTTTCTTTAAGGAAGGTCTCCATGCTTGTTCCCACCTGTGAGTGGaaaagtgagtgtgagtgatgaAATGTTTTTACTCAAGTCATTTTAATTCACGTGCAAATGAATGTATGAATGGATGTGAGCAATACACTTGATGAATTATTGATGAATTCAGGGCATGGATCTATGAATGTACacaatattcatttatttttgagTGATAAATGGATGTATTACTTTTTGAAAACTATTTAACTGCACCCCAAGAATTACAATGCCATATTGGCTCCTGAAAACCTTGCATCAGTGATGTACAGTCCTAAGAAAATACCTTCATGATCTTGATCAGGCGTTGAGTAGCCTCTGATGCACTCATCTTGCCACTCTTCCTGCCTTTAACTGTTGGAGGCAAGAGTTGAAGCAGAAGCAGGATGGCAGCCATCTCAGAATCCCACTCCTCAGAATGCCAGACTGCAGAAATAGAAGTGACACACTGCCGCATCAGTTACAGTTAAGTTTTCTTTAATTACATGATGGACTGAATATGGTTAGCAGTAAGACACAGTATGTAATTTGTAGTAATGTGGacaaaaacatgagagaacacaacaatgtcctcttttctttttGCACTGAAGGCATGAGTAAACTACTGTATCTACTAATTAGTGGGCTATATTCACACATCCGCTACTTCCTGAACTTGAGTTTGCTCCTGGTTTCCTGTCTTACATTATTCACTGATATATCACTGATGGTGCTTGTTTTCTCGTACTCTTCTAGTATTCTTTTTCCACCAGGCtttgaacacagagcagctctAACATTCTGAAACAACAATTGCATATCAATCACACTGCAAGTGTGTATTTCAGCTGATGTAACAGTTATTTGGCATGATAAATGAGAATTAGCTATCATAGCAAAGCTCTGCATTTTCAGTTCAACACCTACTGAAGTTACAGTACTAATATACTTATTGTGAAACTTTATATTAAAGTTTGACATTGGTCTAATTGACCTCAGGGTCAATAGCATTTGGCTAACTTACATCTCTTGCAATGTTGCCAGCCAGGGGTCCTTCAATCGGCTGTCTTCTCAGAGTCTTTGTAGATTCCAGTATCAGTGTTGAGTCAGAACCTGATGATGACCCTTGGGATGcacatgatggtgatggtgaccAGTCTGATGAAGATGAGCCCTCTAAGAACGTCACCTCAGTATGGGTACCTAAGAAAACACATAGCATTACATTGTAAATGACAATTGGCTATACACATCTACCGCTTCCTGAACTTGAGACAGGAAATGAGTTACAGCTCAATTTACCTTTTGTATAAAACAAACTCaagaattaattaatcaaaaacataAGCCTGCAGTCACTTACCATAACATTCCTCTGCCTTGAAAAACACACCTCATGACTTTAAAAGTTCATCAAATATGTCTGAACCCACTTCAACATTAGATGAATCCTTCAGCCTCAAAGAAGCAGAATCTGCCGAATTGAATTTTGCCAGCACTGAAACACAAGATACTGTGGATAAGCAAGGTTTGGGAGCGACAAACATGCATTGAGCAAAGCTGATGGACTATACATACACTGGAGTTAGCAGGAAATATCATTTTCATCTGTAGTTTCCAATAAATGCACTCTAGTTAAACTTCTAATCCTACATAATGCCCCTTTAAGGTTTTACAGAGTGCATTTCCGCAGAGAAAACGCTTGTAATCCTACATTGTGCCCCTTTAAAAGCACAAATAAACATGACAGTCAAATTAGCCTAACAGGTACCTGCTTGCAAAAACTGGGAGTAACTGTACTCATCCTCGGCCTGTGGTACCCTGACCCATTTTCTGACTCCATTATATTCTACAGGAACCAGCATGTTGCTTTAAAGACAAAAATGACATTACTTGACGTATTCCTAAGTTCTCTACATTTACACCcagtgaaaaaaaaacacagctctaaGTTACATATATTTTTCTCCATGAGAGACCAAACGTCGTTAATAAACGTTCAGGAACGTTTGGAAACAGAAAATTTCAGTTAACCCACCCAACACCAAGTTACCAAACATAGGCTAATACATGCCTAGCCCTACTTAAAACGTGCCATGCACGTTTGTAATGTCGACATACTACACTCCTATCGTGTACAACATTTTCAATTCAACCATATTACTCAAACAGCCTTCGCTTATGAACACCATAAATGATTTGAGGGATTGTTTGGTAAACCCTGGTCCAGTGCAGTGTTGGCCAGCGCTAGCAAGCTAAACTAACGTTCGTTAGTTAGCCTAATGCGCTTAGCTACCTAGCAGCCAAAATCAACCACAAAACGGTAATATCAATCCCAAAGGGATAATTTTATCGACCAAAACTTAACTTACCATAGAAAGGAGAGATTTTCACGACGAAGTAtgactgctgctgctgctgagtGACAGTGTCCCAGGTAATGCTCCAGCAGGCGTATCAAAGGGTGGGTGTGGCCAATTTAACGAGCCACAGTGTAAATTCAGAGTGATCCTCATAACGACAGATATTAACTCTGACACTATGGGGACTAACTCCAGCGGGAGTTAATATTGATCAATTCCGAGTAAAATTACTAGTAACCCCTGTTAATTTACACCAACACAGAAAAATTAACACTGGCACATTTGCtgtgtagttttaatatgaacgacttttacttttacttgagtaaatatgtgcagagtgttgagatttacattttaatcccttcatatattgtttacattacagtattgatcaagcagcttatcataatccatatataatttgaccagtcttaaagtattaattaaacttctaatattaatcactttatgttttgcttacagtatagtattaatcaaatagctaattatcaagtgtgtctgagaaaaggcctgtatgctctgtcccatattccaaatgcctgtcgttttctaaaagaacaggatgcttaagaagaagaataagaacgtatatcagtttgacaggaccaggaagcgaaggcctctctcccactcttagtaaggaaacatctgtatgtttaacgtatgtgatctacgtgcaactcctatctatggaaccactattaagtctgtgaaaatcataattggcaaaagtcattgtaagatttagggaaaaaaacaagatgagctcagcggattgtgaatgtcttagacaatcagcctttgtctaagaggctaggttagggaaagtccaaaagaaacgggggggcttatacccaggccacactatatagaacaggacgaaaatgtgtcaggcagagacctgcgcacagagccatagggtagagtagataggcttgtgtgtgttctctccagagcgctctgtatttttgtatacatttaataaaaggataaagacaagactggtaatgttttctcttgcaatcaacgagcatgctgtgctaggtgaaagaggatcaaagcacgACAATTGGTGACGCCCGACGTGATTGCAGGATATTTTGGAACTTTTTTCTCATCTAATGACTGTCAGTTCGTCCGTGCCGGCACAAGAACATTGGTAAGGCAGAGCCAGTTAAACACTAAATCTGCAAAATTGAATTGTAACCaaattgtggtgaactgacagtacttggatgattctaaattaaatccagtcttttgtctaaaaaggtaaaagtatatGGTTAAAAAGTTGTAACCAAGGAATAGGGTTTCAGTCCCTAAGGTAAAAAGGGTTTGAGTCCCTACCGGCTTAAGTTGCTTTATTTCCGTGGTTTGGCGAACCGAACCTTTCGTTTGACGAGACGATTGGGATACGCAGGGGTTCGAGTCCCCGCGAGCTAGGTTTTGAGTTGACCTTTGGACCGGAGGAATCCATAAATAGACTTAATTTGGACAAAGCAAAAAGCCGGACAAAtaacctgaattgattgagggtggTAAAACCTCGTGGTGTCAGAACAGAACTCTTATTCTATATTTAAAACTTCAGGTGAGTATCTGTGTTTTTTATCAACATGTGAGGAAATGCAGAAGTCATACAAACAGTTTGACGTAGAATTAAATACTTTAGAGGAACAGATGAATATGACCAGTAAAGTGATTTATACTATTGAAGAAAATCATAAGAAGTGGCTGGCTGTTATGCGACATTAAAAAGTATGGGTGACCAAGTTAGGACCGTGCACTGTACACCCAGGTTtggttttaattaattattttagtaatcattaattattatttcatgttttataaaaaaaatatatatatatattgccattactaaatataactagttgttatcaatattgagctgaaataggcattgcaatgattATGTAGTAAGtaaaagataactgaatatgttaagtttatgattggtaggggtggggcctgtttgaatcggaccactgcacagtgcgcatgaagagttgttctggttgtgcatattgattgaagaacctttcgttatcaccccgctgcagcccaaatgtatgAGTTTTGAAATGAGTGTTTCTTAAAATGAGTGTTTGCAATGTTGTCAGCTTTCAGTgtatgtaacttatttagttaacacaaatatattcttatcggttcatatagcACTAGAGCAGGTGTCTGGCATTCATGATCATAGTTTAAgtataaccgtagcgttgaaatatgtgttctgacggttcggagaTTATGGCTAATTTCAACTATTAGtgttgtatatttttatattgaggc comes from Brachyhypopomus gauderio isolate BG-103 unplaced genomic scaffold, BGAUD_0.2 sc40, whole genome shotgun sequence and encodes:
- the LOC143485801 gene encoding uncharacterized protein LOC143485801, whose product is MAAILLLLQLLPPTVKGRKSGKMSASEATQRLIKIMKVGTSMETFLKETGPNQPFLLGVGERSNIIQDFYIILDQKAIPCRMQTPVAAFDELFKAHYAFAVSYDDALSIFFIFIQSTVYGIDVGKYGVKLGSLMVTKKK